The genomic stretch cggaagtgtggcaagaatcagcagtgaagcaacacagacagagaaagttattttaaaaagttgactttatcaactttttcaacagagcaaccagatccgtgtactatagtggagtggatagaagacgttagcagatggcgaaaaaattaagttgccagatacatatacgtatatttgaatattatattAGGGCAaccaaccagacattttgacgCTGGGAAacctttttaataaactttccgAGTTGCTACCACATAagaaccactggggaacaacaccacttccGTGGCCGAAATGCACgtgcaggctatttgatcacatgagctgtaaaagggtctatactGACAAATAAACTGGATAATACTAAACACCTTTCTCTGCTGTGTAAAGgtatactttgtaatgcacaTTGTAAGTTAGAAAAAAAGCCTTGAAAAAAATGCTGTATTGATTGCTGTGATTTTGATTAGGAGTTCTGACATCCTGATATGTAGCTAAATGATGTTACTGATGTATATGTATGTGATTTTGATAGCTGGTGTATTTGAGCAGATCTTAAGCTCTTGTTTTCTGACAGATGTAGTGTAAGTACATGTTGCAGGCATATTGGTGCCAGCTTCGTTCAGGTTGTTCATTTGCAGCCAGGAGAGCACAATTACCATCCAAAAGTTTGTTACCCCAATATCTGTCCATACAAGAGAAGTAGAATGACCTGGTTAAAAATTCtcataattgtattttttctgACTATGTGATTAATTcttatgcataaaataaaatagcatATACATATACTTACTGTCTTACTcatattctttttttattcatatactCATTATCACAGGCCATAAATATACCAATACCCACCTCACTGTCAATACAGTGTTGTTGTTCCATATCCATTGATTTGTCCCCACTTGATTGAGCCCAATCCAGTAGCGCACATTGCCCTTTTCACTCAGATATCTCTGCAGAGATAAAAGGTTGAGGAAAGATAAAGATTAcacatatagattatatataagatgcatacacaaaatacaggaaatatgtacaaaaaataaaaatattttcaggactaaatgtcttctttaggcatcgttggtgtttagtgtgacctcttgGAACTAAACACagctatatgttttttttatgaaaaccacTCTGTTTTTCGGACCTGCAAACTTTCTTTAGTAATGATGGCAAGATCTCCTCCCCTCTTCTGGCACTCCTCCCTACTCTCATGCCAACTCAGGCGGGTTTTGGACAAGAAATAACAAGAGTTCTCAAACTGCAGCCAGCCCCTTCCACAGTCATGGTGCATGCACGCTGTGAGCAAAAACATTTGGTGGGCAATTTAGAGacaatatacacacatacacctaCAACAAAGCTTATGCATTTTATAATGTGTGTCTGTCAATAAACTCACGAAGTCTGCAGTTGGTACATTTCTTGGCATTTCTTCAGGTTGCATTCTTCTGGCGCTGGCATTTCTTTTGGTTCTACAATCTGACATGACTGCTTCCCAATCACTATAACATAATTCAACAGAATTTTGTCAAACCGGTGACCCCCTTCAAAATTCCAAAACCTCCAGAAACTTCAAAAGGTTTAGCTGCACAGTTTAATACTAACATTGTTAATAATGTAAAACTATAATAATAGGAACTTTTACAAAGTATTTTGATTTTAGTGTATATCAAAACCATAggctgtaaaaaaagatggacgacacccgttcgctctcttccattggtgaaaagtgaagccgccagtgtcctgatacggcgctgacatcttgggtcttgagcaggaagtaaagctgcgAAATCAAGGAGCCCGCCCTCGCAAAATGCGcgtatcacagctgtcaatcatgacgtgacaccaccatttttataccattaaataactaactaaaaacacatcagcatgataaaaactacagtaaatgacagaaaccagcttcggaaaaaagaaaattgaagtgtaattaaattgtttcattggtctcaagtcccactgaataacatgggggaggcggagtttatgacctatactgggaccagtcactgggagGGTGATCGAGATGTTTTGTCtgcacttttcagggcttgtgcggcacgcttgatCAAAAAGGTATGCAAGTACTGAAACAGACTAACATGTATCCAAATGGAAGTGAGCGTTgttagaccaggggttttcaaactttatggggtggtttctcgGACAGCCTTAccttagtcccagactaaaatgcatatttgatcAGCCTTAATTTAAatacaccttgtactgacatatctcgACATATATTTGTGCCATTGTTTTCTCTCAAGGTTgccaccagtattgttttttgtaaggtttgtttgtaaaagcgacttaaatgtcataatataactaaggcctagtcctggattaatctaaaccctgtccgggaaaccacaaGGACAACCAAATATGATTAACCTTTTGTGATGGATCCACTTCCTAATATCCATCTATATCTATGTATTCATCTAtttctatttatctatctatttatgtattaaaggggacatatcatgacaatctgTTTAAGTTCTACAATTGGgtgcccagtgcttctatcaacctagacaatttgaaaataacaacccagtaacttatctttggtaaaccattctctgcaagcatgtggaaaaaatagctaatttaaaggcgctctaagcgaatctgtgtgacgttactttttgttgatgtttgaactgttttcaaacaaatggagcgtagctaactcctccccgtccccctcccttccgtgctttcatgaacgcgcccaaccccacccccaaatccttcttgtcgtttattggctggaacactttgttatcgtttctgatggtaggtttggccaatttgtttttattgcagttagcgaagcctaggctgtctacagagatcacgtTTTTAACAGTTTGATCaccggacaggcagcaagcagatagtgagaagatgtttgctgtatgtaacaaaatatgttttatggtctaaaacgtgtgaattcgctaagagcacctttaaatttggctccccttgtgatgtcagaaggggataatactgccccttaatctgcaccatccaaccatggcactgccatttagggAAGAGatcggctcatttgcatttaaaaggacacaaccaaaaacggcacatttttgctcacacctataaagtggcaattttattatgctataataaattatctggtattttgagctaaaactttacatatgtacttgGTACTCATtaaattgtatttgtttatcTTAAAAATGAAACAGTaataatgttttactttacttttaaatacaaattttagACGATAGCCTACAATTgtttgttttgtcctatttttctGACGTTTTCTGGGGACCCCATTGGGGTTTGAAACTTAATATAAGTTAATTTAATTTTAGCGTCACTAAACCCACCTCTTTATAATGAGTTGTggatagacatacagacagatttTTGTCGTTTATATCgataaacatataatgaataCAGGATGttttaccatgttttttatatgtaaataaaaagatacTTACCCTTTACAAAGAGTACGAAGACAACAATCATCAACAGGAGGCAGATGGTAAAAAGCACCACTGAAATGATGCGGTAAACACGAACCTTCCGTTCAATATCTAAAAGAAATATGAGCAAAGAAAAACGTATTTATATATTGACGTTACGACGACACTCCAGTCTAGACTTTATACGGAAGTCGAAAGATGCGCAATCACAACATTCTTCACCTGAATCCGGCTGCTGCTTCGATTCAGACGAGAGCGCGTAGCCTTTGGACTTTCCGAAATTGCACAGTTTAACATACATCGTCTTGCCTTGTTCTAacttgtatttaaatacaaacagGGCCAAGCAATAATATAGGAGCTTTTTTGCTGCAGCTCTTTCAAGACTACAGCTCTGTGTTCTGCGAATGCGCACATGAACGCGCGTCGTTCACCCAAGTTGACCCAACCTCGCTCCGTCGCTATAGTAACGTAATGTAGACCGACAAGAATCCGTAACACGATATCCGCTCTGTGTGACATTGAAGTGtcttataaacataaaaaaacctCAATGTCACCCGAGAACAAAATAAAAGATACCCAGTGATCGTGTTGTTCTAAAAGAGGATTAAATAAAGCTTCTTACCTGATTTTAGTTTGCATACGATGGCCAGGCATATTACAAATGTGTGACTTACAAGGGAAAATCCAATACGCTTACTTAAAAAAGCATGCAAACCGATTGCCTTGAAAATACAGAGTAAAATAGAAATACATGTTGTATTAACAAATGTTTACTCTTACACAAGAGTTTAGGTAAGTTTAGTAAACttactttaatattttacttaagaaCTCTAGACTTAGTTTACAAAGTTACACATATTTGTTGATTCAACTTGAGTCGAGTTATCTTGCATTGAAAGATTTAAGTTAAAGTATAATTGCacttttaagttttttaagcattaacaaaaacaaacaaaaaataggGAATAATCCGCATGAGAATCTCagcaatggtgacaatcaaataaataagcttcATGCAGCAATGCATGCTGGGcgccaaaatggtaaaaactaATTTATgcctcccagcatgcattgccaTTAATCTATTTATGTGAATCATTTTGTTGAATGTCATCATTGTTGAGGTTTGTAGGATGAATGTTAATGTCTAAGTGCGTCAGTGCAATATTCTAGTCGTTGTGTCCTATCTGTTCACATcagtttttcattgctttaataaaacaatcatcatcttttaaaaaaaaatttttttaataaggtTGATTTACAGACTAAACTTCAGCTGATCGGTTTTATCAAGAGTGTACATTAAATTGTGTGAATTAAACACTTCTGCAACTGCTGAGAAAGTGTGTTAATAAAAGTTGAAGGTCAAGAGCCcaacttaaacatactaatcAACATGTGGTGACATCAAACAAATATGCACTAAATCTGAACTTCTGGTAATTCTCCATAAGAGCTTTTGTGCATATATGAAATAAAGTCAAATTGGTTTGTAATAAGTGAAGATGGCAGTGCTGTTTTTGAGTTTATGGAGTTGTTTAGTCAGATGACTTGACTGAGCCAACAAATCCTTTTTTACAGTTTACTTAAGTTagcaaaactaaaaaaaagaagtaggctgttttattcactgaaaaattaaatgctaCTTAATTAAAACTAGTAATTAGTGATAGTGAGTAAAATAGActtaatttttaagtaatgACAGATATTAAAATTTACAGTGTTTTAACTATATTTCTATTCCAAAATATGTTTCTGAAGAAATAGTTTCTCACTGACCGCTGCATCAATATGCttaattttttctgtttttgttccTCTTTCTGACCTTTATTTTCGCTTGTCCTGTTTTAGACTAAAATGCAGCTGTATTGTCACATGTAATGACCTTTAATGTGAATTATGTGATTTGTTTTCAATTCAGCATTAATTCATACACACTCTGGCTTATAatgtaaacttaaaaaaaacaaaacattttttcatctttaaacaatttaaacaactcatattgtattataattgtgttttttaaatttataatCTTTTCATATTGACTATGTTTGGGGTGAAGTAACACCTATTTCCCCTATATATTCTTCTGAACGTATTCAAAATCAGTATGTAGATATTATTATCATGTAAATGCAAATCATCTGTTTTTCATAGCAAACGCATCCACATTTCAGATTTGTTCCAATTTTGGGGTCAATATGACCACATCAAAAATACAGCTAGAATATTATGCtagaataaaaaattattaaaataaattaaaataatacaaatctTCACCATTAGACAGGAAATGGGTGCAGTGGGTTACTATTTAATAGTGTTACTATTGTAATGGAAATTTATTCTTTatgcatttatattatttttgtatTCTTCATTGTATGATTTATGTCAGTCATGACATTTTAATCTGCGTGGGGTGAAGTCTAGGACAGGAAGTCTAGCTCGATAGAGCTCGGGataggaagtatggcaaggtgCAAGTGTggtttttgtttgtgtgatgaTGTGCTTAAAAAACATATGTATCGTCTGCCTGGATACAAGTAGAGTAAATATAACCACCCAGAAGTGTCTAAACTACACCTAATAAGGAGTTGTTTTGATCGAATAGCATGGGGGGGGGGTGGTACAAACTCAATGTCAGTATATAATGAAGAAAGGATTTGAGATTCTTCACTTCTTCACATATCGTTTCACTGTCGTTATGTGTTGAGTCCTTGTACAAGTAAATAAATCATCTCTGATGGACAGATCCTATgtattagtattatttttccacgagactatttaatagtttattgcaatattataaataaataatgtaatgctaaatatatatatatatatatatatatatatatatatatatat from Misgurnus anguillicaudatus chromosome 10, ASM2758022v2, whole genome shotgun sequence encodes the following:
- the LOC129448310 gene encoding CD209 antigen-like protein D isoform X2, with the translated sequence MYVKLCNFGKSKGYALSSESKQQPDSDIERKVRVYRIISVVLFTICLLLMIVVFVLFVKVIGKQSCQIVEPKEMPAPEECNLKKCQEMYQLQTSCMHHDCGRGWLQFENSCYFLSKTRLSWHESREECQKRGGDLAIITKESLQRYLSEKGNVRYWIGLNQVGTNQWIWNNNTVLTVRYWGNKLLDGNCALLAANEQPERSWHQYACNMYLHYICQKTRA
- the LOC129448310 gene encoding killer cell lectin-like receptor subfamily E member 1 isoform X1, producing the protein MAMESTKAVEVELEEIATAEEKEEKESRETKEVEGNVYSALSHPSDHVYGEPAPARTYSVNEDIERKVRVYRIISVVLFTICLLLMIVVFVLFVKVIGKQSCQIVEPKEMPAPEECNLKKCQEMYQLQTSCMHHDCGRGWLQFENSCYFLSKTRLSWHESREECQKRGGDLAIITKESLQRYLSEKGNVRYWIGLNQVGTNQWIWNNNTVLTVRYWGNKLLDGNCALLAANEQPERSWHQYACNMYLHYICQKTRA